One region of Pogona vitticeps strain Pit_001003342236 chromosome 1, PviZW2.1, whole genome shotgun sequence genomic DNA includes:
- the CEP70 gene encoding centrosomal protein of 70 kDa isoform X1, translated as MSSDPWNSDKQEQEEWENINRLLRQHGLRPVFLDNPGDSRNLTDKTIMDRQSSQAIRYALKILVEETERQRKIVRGLIEDNRQLRDELRLERSRASRQEQRANDLDIILENIKHRICQLEDESIANASQQHNQVKELQKDHQVIQAKYQQQSDKLREQEETITRLEKELSRAGMEEQQRIATQKKMFRQFCKQAPRTPLDQQICCLIDYYESQINQMRKELRKYKKESNHTQGEEQEKEDFLKNIDATANYKALLQSFQTQIIETKAQKDQLLHENVNLKKEMEIRPTMEELKFYKYQVKKLEKTMKNIKSHGSNKEENMKENRDVKSAIGQDQLQEVNRKYLQVLSSIDSIVRSPRRAPLVTHMQRSGMPRSSTKEPEHECGFEHLPFTVEVWADQLMALKNLHRSLKKLFMQLVPWHTVALQENKEHIRVEDLQLLLDEISEEVENEEKKKHVPSQQILYAIVCHFQKLFDVNSLNGIYPRMNEVYTKLGEMTNAMRNLRDLLGLDTSAPPSVLVNTVGKLCSLFNENVTWQVGQLLGTQDIESLIDKLEEYDEFFPAFQALIEDLLHVLGVRNLTEILPAVQKLKWNTHV; from the exons ATGTCCAGTGATCCCTGGAACAGCGATAAG CAAGAGCAAGAAGAATGGGAAAATATAAACAGGTTATTAAGACAGCATGGTTTAAGGCCCGTGTTCCTTGATAATCCTGGAGACAGCAGAAATTTAACAG ATAAGACTATTATGGACAGGCAGTCGTCACAAGCAATAAGATATGCATTGAAAATACTAGTGGAAGAAACGGAGCGTCAGCGAAAAATTGTTCGTGGATTGATAGAAGATAATCGCCAGCTTCG agatgaATTACGGCTGGAGCGAAGTCGGGCTTCTCGTCAGGAGCAGCGTGCCAACGATCTGGACATCATTCTGGAAAATATCAAACACAGAATATGTCAACTGGAAGACGAGTCTATAGCTAATGCTTCCCAGCAGCACAATCAAGTCAAAGAGCTTCAGAAAGATCACCAAGTGATACAG GCAAAGTACCAGCAGCAGTCTGACAAGTTACGAGAGCAAGAAGAGACAATTACCCGCTTGGAAAAGGAGCTTAGTCGGGCAGGCATGGAGGAGCAGCAGCGCATTGctacacagaaaaaaatgttccGCCAGTTTTGCAAACAGGCTCCAAGAACTCCTTTGGATCAGCA GATTTGTTGCCTGATTGATTACTATGAGTCTCAGATCAATCAAATGAGAAAGGAATTAAG GAAATATAAGAAAGAGTCCAATCATACACAAGGAgaggagcaggagaaggaagATTTCTTGAAGAACATAGATGCCACAGCTAATTACAAAGCTTTACTCCAG TCTTTTCAGACTCAGATAATTGAGACAAAAGCCCAAAAGGATCAGCTGTTACATGAAAATGTAAATCTCAAGAAAGAGATGGAAATCAG ACCAACCATGGAAGAgctaaaattttacaaataccaAGTGAAGAAGTTGGAGAAAACAATGAAGAACATTAA ATCACATGGGAGcaataaagaagaaaacatgaaagaaaacagagatgTTAAAAGCGCTATTGGACAAGACCAACTGCAGGAAGTTAACAGAAAATACTTGCAG GTGTTGTCCAGCATTGATTCCATTGTAAGAAGCCCAAGGAGGGCTCCTTTAGTAACACATATGCAAAGGAGCGGGATGCCACGAAGCAGTACTAAGGAGCCTGAGCACGAATGCGGATTTGAGCATCTTCCTTTTACTGTCGAAGTGTGGGCTGATCAGCTAATGGCCCTGAAG AACTTGCACAGATCCTTGAAAAAGCTCTTTATGCAACTGGTGCCTTGGCATACAGTAGCTCTGCAGGAGAACAAGGAACATATCAGAGTTGAAGACCTTCAGCTCCTGCTTGATGAAATTTCTGAAGAAGTAGAAAATGAGGAAAAG AAGAAGCATGTGCCTTCACAACAAATCTTATACGCAATTGTCTGTCACTTTCAAAAGCTGTTTGATGTGAATTCTTTGAATGGCATTTACCCCCGAATGAATGAAGTTTATACAAAGCTTGGTGAGATGACCAATGCTATGAGAAACCTCCGTGACCTCTTAGGACTAG ATACCTCAGCCCCTCCCAGTGTCCTGGTGAACACTGTTGGAAAGCTATGCAGTCTGTTCAATGAGAATGTGACCTGGCAGGTCGGGCAGCTGTTGGGGACGCAAGACATTGAAAG CCTTATCGACAAGTTAGAAGAATATGATGAATTTTTCCCAGCATTTCAAGCACTTATTGAAGACTTGCTTCATGTTCTAG gAGTCAGAAATCTGACAGAAATATTGCCTGCTGTGCAGAAGCTGAAATGGAACACCCATGTGTGA
- the CEP70 gene encoding centrosomal protein of 70 kDa isoform X2 codes for MSSDPWNSDKQEQEEWENINRLLRQHGLRPVFLDNPGDSRNLTDKTIMDRQSSQAIRYALKILVEETERQRKIVRGLIEDNRQLRDELRLERSRASRQEQRANDLDIILENIKHRICQLEDESIANASQQHNQVKELQKDHQVIQAKYQQQSDKLREQEETITRLEKELSRAGMEEQQRIATQKKMFRQFCKQAPRTPLDQQICCLIDYYESQINQMRKELRKYKKESNHTQGEEQEKEDFLKNIDATANYKALLQTQIIETKAQKDQLLHENVNLKKEMEIRPTMEELKFYKYQVKKLEKTMKNIKSHGSNKEENMKENRDVKSAIGQDQLQEVNRKYLQVLSSIDSIVRSPRRAPLVTHMQRSGMPRSSTKEPEHECGFEHLPFTVEVWADQLMALKNLHRSLKKLFMQLVPWHTVALQENKEHIRVEDLQLLLDEISEEVENEEKKKHVPSQQILYAIVCHFQKLFDVNSLNGIYPRMNEVYTKLGEMTNAMRNLRDLLGLDTSAPPSVLVNTVGKLCSLFNENVTWQVGQLLGTQDIESLIDKLEEYDEFFPAFQALIEDLLHVLGVRNLTEILPAVQKLKWNTHV; via the exons ATGTCCAGTGATCCCTGGAACAGCGATAAG CAAGAGCAAGAAGAATGGGAAAATATAAACAGGTTATTAAGACAGCATGGTTTAAGGCCCGTGTTCCTTGATAATCCTGGAGACAGCAGAAATTTAACAG ATAAGACTATTATGGACAGGCAGTCGTCACAAGCAATAAGATATGCATTGAAAATACTAGTGGAAGAAACGGAGCGTCAGCGAAAAATTGTTCGTGGATTGATAGAAGATAATCGCCAGCTTCG agatgaATTACGGCTGGAGCGAAGTCGGGCTTCTCGTCAGGAGCAGCGTGCCAACGATCTGGACATCATTCTGGAAAATATCAAACACAGAATATGTCAACTGGAAGACGAGTCTATAGCTAATGCTTCCCAGCAGCACAATCAAGTCAAAGAGCTTCAGAAAGATCACCAAGTGATACAG GCAAAGTACCAGCAGCAGTCTGACAAGTTACGAGAGCAAGAAGAGACAATTACCCGCTTGGAAAAGGAGCTTAGTCGGGCAGGCATGGAGGAGCAGCAGCGCATTGctacacagaaaaaaatgttccGCCAGTTTTGCAAACAGGCTCCAAGAACTCCTTTGGATCAGCA GATTTGTTGCCTGATTGATTACTATGAGTCTCAGATCAATCAAATGAGAAAGGAATTAAG GAAATATAAGAAAGAGTCCAATCATACACAAGGAgaggagcaggagaaggaagATTTCTTGAAGAACATAGATGCCACAGCTAATTACAAAGCTTTACTCCAG ACTCAGATAATTGAGACAAAAGCCCAAAAGGATCAGCTGTTACATGAAAATGTAAATCTCAAGAAAGAGATGGAAATCAG ACCAACCATGGAAGAgctaaaattttacaaataccaAGTGAAGAAGTTGGAGAAAACAATGAAGAACATTAA ATCACATGGGAGcaataaagaagaaaacatgaaagaaaacagagatgTTAAAAGCGCTATTGGACAAGACCAACTGCAGGAAGTTAACAGAAAATACTTGCAG GTGTTGTCCAGCATTGATTCCATTGTAAGAAGCCCAAGGAGGGCTCCTTTAGTAACACATATGCAAAGGAGCGGGATGCCACGAAGCAGTACTAAGGAGCCTGAGCACGAATGCGGATTTGAGCATCTTCCTTTTACTGTCGAAGTGTGGGCTGATCAGCTAATGGCCCTGAAG AACTTGCACAGATCCTTGAAAAAGCTCTTTATGCAACTGGTGCCTTGGCATACAGTAGCTCTGCAGGAGAACAAGGAACATATCAGAGTTGAAGACCTTCAGCTCCTGCTTGATGAAATTTCTGAAGAAGTAGAAAATGAGGAAAAG AAGAAGCATGTGCCTTCACAACAAATCTTATACGCAATTGTCTGTCACTTTCAAAAGCTGTTTGATGTGAATTCTTTGAATGGCATTTACCCCCGAATGAATGAAGTTTATACAAAGCTTGGTGAGATGACCAATGCTATGAGAAACCTCCGTGACCTCTTAGGACTAG ATACCTCAGCCCCTCCCAGTGTCCTGGTGAACACTGTTGGAAAGCTATGCAGTCTGTTCAATGAGAATGTGACCTGGCAGGTCGGGCAGCTGTTGGGGACGCAAGACATTGAAAG CCTTATCGACAAGTTAGAAGAATATGATGAATTTTTCCCAGCATTTCAAGCACTTATTGAAGACTTGCTTCATGTTCTAG gAGTCAGAAATCTGACAGAAATATTGCCTGCTGTGCAGAAGCTGAAATGGAACACCCATGTGTGA